One Ananas comosus cultivar F153 linkage group 23, ASM154086v1, whole genome shotgun sequence genomic window carries:
- the LOC109728191 gene encoding protein SAD1/UNC-84 domain protein 1-like, with product MSASAAAIPSPAAHTNPSSLSLDSNSRQDVKRRTVAVVKKPNAEALSEAGVNGVADKRVIAGGKDLSHTIRGESVVERPKDLSQAKRDLAASAVALKQKKSAHRSERPKWQIVFNVIMKASLLLAVLLWMGQLVWRWKNGSLLPFSAVDTEGRISEVEASLKRTAKMLQVQLEVIDKKIGNEISKVKTDLTKQVADKGAFLEVKLKKLEGRADTLDKSLAELGEMGFFTKMEFEQFIDELKKSRGLGGSDHVVTLDDARNFAKEIVEKEIEKHAADGLGRVDYALASGGAKVVRHSEPYTSGKASNWLVAGKGRSAVHSNAHKMLEPSFGEPGQCFALQGSAGFVEIKLRTGIVPEAVTLEHVSKSVAYDRSSAPKDCSVSGWYEGPDDDPSARSEKMLLLTEFAYDLEKSNAQTFNVEGADPARVINMVRLDFTSNHGSHPLTCIYRFRVHGYEPTSLGADPMIKA from the exons ATGTCCGCTTCCGCGGCTGCAATTCCGTCCCCTGCCGCGCATACGAACCCTTCTTCTTTGAGCTTGGATTCCAACTCTAGGCAAGATGTGAAGAGGAGAACAGTAGCTGTTGTGAAGAAGCCAAATGCTGAAGCGCTTTCCGAAGCCGGAGTTAATGGGGTTGCCGATAAGAGAGTGATCGCCGGCGGGAAGGATCTGAGCCACACAATCCGCGGGGAGTCGGTTGTTGAGAGGCCGAAAGATCTCTCGCAAGCAAAGAGAGATTTGGCGGCTTCGGCAGTTGCGTTGAAGCAGAAGAAAAGCGCCCATAGATCGGAAAGACCCAAGTggcaaattgttttcaatgtgATCATGAAGGCGTCTCTTCTCCTTGCGGTTCTTTTGTGGATGGGGCAACTGGTTTGGAGATGGAAAAATGGTAGTCTCCTCCCTTTTTCCGCTGTCGACACGGAGGGTAGAATATCGGAGGTGGAGGCGTCTTTGAAGAGAACGGCAAAGATGCTGCAGGTTCAATTGGAAGTGATAGATAAAAAGATCGGAAATGAGATATCTAAAGTGAAAACTGATCTGACAAAGCAAGTTGCAGACAAAGGTGCTTTCTTGGAGGTAAAGTTGAAGAAGCTCGAGGGAAGAGCCGACACCTTGGACAAGTCGTTGGCTGAGTTGGGTGAGATGGGGTTTTTTACGAAGATGGAGTTCGAGCAATTTATCGACGAGTTGAAGAAGAGTAGAGGCCTAGGTGGTAGTGATCATGTTGTAACATTAGATGATGCAAGGAATTTTGCCAAGGAAATAGTCGAGAAGGAGATTGAGAAACACGCGGCCGATGGGCTAGGAAGGGTGGATTATGCATTGGCATCTGGTGGGGCGAAGGTGGTTAGGCATTCGGAGCCGTATACTAGTGGGAAAGCTAGCAATTGGCTGGTTGCAGGGAAAGGTCGGAGTGCCGTGCATTCGAATGCTCATAAAATGCTAGAGCCGAGTTTTGGAGAGCCTGGGCAGTGTTTTGCCTTACAAGGAAGCGCTGGTTTTGTCGAAATCAAGCTACGAACAGGGATAGTTCCCGAGGCAGTCACCCTAGAGCATGTTTCGAAG AGCGTGGCATACGATAGGTCGAGCGCGCCGAAGGACTGCAGTGTCTCCGGATGGTACGAGGGGCCCGACGATGACCCATCAGCCCGATCGGAGAAGATGCTCCTCCTGACAGAGTTCGCTTACGACCTCGAGAAGAGCAATGCTCAGACCTTCAATGTGGAGGGAGCCGATCCAGCCAGGGTGATCAACATGGTCCGGCTTGACTTCACCTCCAACCACGGTAGTCATCCTCTTACGTGCATCTACCGCTTCCGGGTGCACGGCTATGAGCCCACTTCATTGGGAGCCGATCCGATGATCAAGGCCTGA
- the LOC109727849 gene encoding UV radiation resistance-associated gene protein-like isoform X2, with amino-acid sequence MDPDRSDGPDPPDPGSAAEAAAEEEDAEAPKVVEWDELQEELARLWSLSSAAHEAKERKDALTRRIESILKSREESLRRRYELEDMRQKLNLKKTALEDLRMRVKKASKDVEGKREQLCLEIRTLLVAAENLSTAQQQLQEANKLLAAKMGHDQLKNVEKMIRMKQQYLVAQVAAIYPVEAINEQSPGEKPDLRFGGDIGLSSKDVPKPLPLSSLTILGLQLTMFPKMSIFGDEKELQNSATVLGYVAHAVSLIASYLNVRLRYPLRLGASRSYILDHAPSVKFTLADVETNPPIKTMSLKPTEFPLFLEGQDAIRAAYAIFLLNKNKNLKEANVEENSVRF; translated from the exons ATGGATCCCGACCGATCGGACGGACCGGATCCTCCCGATCCCGgatcggcggcggaggcggcggcggaggaggaggacgcggaGGCGCCGAAGGTGGTGGAGTGGGACGAGCTGCAGGAGGAGCTTGCGCGCCTGTGGAGCCTCTCCTCTGCGGCTCACGAGGCGAAGGAGCGCAAGGACGCGCTCACTCGGCGGATCGAATCGATCCTCAAG TCAAGGGAAGAATCGCTGCGTCGGAGATATGAGCTGGAGGACATGAGGCAAAAGCTAAACCTTAAGAAGACTGCCCTGGAGGATTTACGAATGCGCGTGAAAAAAGCGTCGAAGGATGTTGAGGGCAAGCGGGAGCAACTTTGTCTGGAGATCAGAACATTGCTGGTCGCTGCCGAGAATCTCTCCACAGCTCAACAACAATTGcag GAAGCAAATAAATTGTTAGCAGCAAAAATGGGCCATGACCAGCTTAAAAATGTAGAAAAGATGATACGAATGAAACAACAATATTTGGTAGCACAAGTTGCTGCCATATACCCTGTGGAGGCCATCAACGAACAATCTCCTGGAGAGAAGCCTGATTTGCGTTTTGGAG GAGACATTGGATTGTCTTCCAAAGATGTGCCTAAACCTCTGCCTTTGTCATCTTTGACAATCTTGGGGTTGCAGCTAACCATGTTTCCCAAGATGAGTATTTTCGGTGACGAGAAGGAGCTTCAGAACTCTGCAACTGTTCTGGGCTATGTTGCACAT GCAGTCTCACTTATTGCTTCATACCTCAACGTCCGTCTCCGTTATCCTCTGCGATTAGGAGCTTCGCGTTCCTATATTCTTGATCATGCGCCTTCAGTTAAATTTACATTAGCAGATGTGGAAACAAATCCTCCCATTAAGACCATGAGTTTGAAACCTACAGAATTTCCCCTTTTTCTAGAAGGACAAGATGCCATTAGAGCAGCCTATGCGATATTCTTGTTGAACAAG AATAAGAATCTCAAGGAAGCAAATGTCGAAGAAAATTCTGTGCGTTTCTGA
- the LOC109727849 gene encoding UV radiation resistance-associated gene protein-like isoform X1 → MDPDRSDGPDPPDPGSAAEAAAEEEDAEAPKVVEWDELQEELARLWSLSSAAHEAKERKDALTRRIESILKSREESLRRRYELEDMRQKLNLKKTALEDLRMRVKKASKDVEGKREQLCLEIRTLLVAAENLSTAQQQLQEANKLLAAKMGHDQLKNVEKMIRMKQQYLVAQVAAIYPVEAINEQSPGEKPDLRFGGDIGLSSKDVPKPLPLSSLTILGLQLTMFPKMSIFGDEKELQNSATVLGYVAHAVSLIASYLNVRLRYPLRLGASRSYILDHAPSVKFTLADVETNPPIKTMSLKPTEFPLFLEGQDAIRAAYAIFLLNKDLEQLLNYVGAESLGPRHVLANLWELIRIILSEEYINN, encoded by the exons ATGGATCCCGACCGATCGGACGGACCGGATCCTCCCGATCCCGgatcggcggcggaggcggcggcggaggaggaggacgcggaGGCGCCGAAGGTGGTGGAGTGGGACGAGCTGCAGGAGGAGCTTGCGCGCCTGTGGAGCCTCTCCTCTGCGGCTCACGAGGCGAAGGAGCGCAAGGACGCGCTCACTCGGCGGATCGAATCGATCCTCAAG TCAAGGGAAGAATCGCTGCGTCGGAGATATGAGCTGGAGGACATGAGGCAAAAGCTAAACCTTAAGAAGACTGCCCTGGAGGATTTACGAATGCGCGTGAAAAAAGCGTCGAAGGATGTTGAGGGCAAGCGGGAGCAACTTTGTCTGGAGATCAGAACATTGCTGGTCGCTGCCGAGAATCTCTCCACAGCTCAACAACAATTGcag GAAGCAAATAAATTGTTAGCAGCAAAAATGGGCCATGACCAGCTTAAAAATGTAGAAAAGATGATACGAATGAAACAACAATATTTGGTAGCACAAGTTGCTGCCATATACCCTGTGGAGGCCATCAACGAACAATCTCCTGGAGAGAAGCCTGATTTGCGTTTTGGAG GAGACATTGGATTGTCTTCCAAAGATGTGCCTAAACCTCTGCCTTTGTCATCTTTGACAATCTTGGGGTTGCAGCTAACCATGTTTCCCAAGATGAGTATTTTCGGTGACGAGAAGGAGCTTCAGAACTCTGCAACTGTTCTGGGCTATGTTGCACAT GCAGTCTCACTTATTGCTTCATACCTCAACGTCCGTCTCCGTTATCCTCTGCGATTAGGAGCTTCGCGTTCCTATATTCTTGATCATGCGCCTTCAGTTAAATTTACATTAGCAGATGTGGAAACAAATCCTCCCATTAAGACCATGAGTTTGAAACCTACAGAATTTCCCCTTTTTCTAGAAGGACAAGATGCCATTAGAGCAGCCTATGCGATATTCTTGTTGAACAAG GATTTGGAGCAGCTTCTGAATTACGTTGGTGCGGAAAGTTTGGGACCAAGACATGTATTAGCTAATCTGTGGGAGCTTATTCGGATCATTCTGTCCGAGGAGTACATAAACAACTGA